From Cucumis melo cultivar AY chromosome 3, USDA_Cmelo_AY_1.0, whole genome shotgun sequence:
ATTGATTAAATGTTAAATGATCTTAATTGAAAATTGACACTTAATTTAAGAACTAAGTGATCATAAATTCTTTTTCATGTTTTTGGCAGCCTCTTCATTCTCCTTACTTAGTGCATTTACATCATATATACATTTCACTTCAAAATATCCTAATCCCACCCCTCAacccaaaattattttttaaaaaaagaattaataataattaattttgggGATAGGCTTATTCTAAACTACCCTTTTCCTAAAAGGGACCAATGTTGGTTAGTAACTTCTCAAAATTCCCTAAAAACAAGGcattatttggttcaagaaaACAGCAAATATGGTAGAAAGTTTAAGACACAGGTAAGCTTCAGAATAACTCACCAAATCAATACCTGAATTCCTTCTTCTTCTGAAGAGTGTCTTGGTTAAACGAGAGCTCATCTCCTACACAATTGGTTCTCCCCTGCCTTTACCGCTCTGGGGCACGAGGTTTTCCCTGCTTATTCTTCCCGTTTAACAAATAAAGGAAATGTGCACAAATGTCTTCAACAGAGTAAATGGTacaaacaaaaaagagaaataaactCTCTATGATTTTCCCAAACAAAGGAAAATTTGTACTGTCTTTAACAACAGAGTCATAGTAACTTAAATGTGTTGTTGTATAGGAATTGGCCTTCTCAAAAGAAAGAGCAAGATTGCAGAAAGAAACAtaaattatatttgtttattaatttaaaagatgCTATTCTGACTCCCCAAGTGAAAAGATGGTGGTGTATCAGTTCAAGAAAAAAGCAGAAGGTGCATCAGTTCAAGAGCATATACTGGAGCATTTGAAACCAGCCACCATGTATACTCCTTGAAAGGAAACTCAGTTCTTTCTTGATCGCTTCAACTGATTTCCACGAAAAGCATCGAGCAAGCCAGATCTTTTGCATTTAGGGCATCTGGGATCTGCATCAGTCACCATGACATAAAGCAGGCAAAAAGTACAGCCCATCACAATCAACGGTGAACTTTCAACTCGAAGGTTATCCTCCGAGTTCAAATTTGATTCGACCTCCGCAGATATGCATGAGTCTTGAGAACTTGGGGATGATGATTTTGATTCATTCGACGATTTACCCCTTGAGTACACCCCTGGAGGTGACAGTTTGAGATCCAAATATGCATCATTTTCATTAGCAGCCGTTCCCGTTTCCACAGCATACCTTCTTTTAGTTTCCTTCTTTAGAAATTTTTTTCCAGAACCACCCCACAAGAAATAGGAAATTTATTAGCATTCACCTAAATATGCCTAAATTATGTGTAGATTTTTCCTTAATAGGCTAAAAGATTTATTTGAGGAAAGGAAAGAGATCATAATCTTTCTGGCAAGGGAAAAAGATAACAAGATGAAAACAAGACTACCAAAAttcttttattgaaaaaaatccaACACAGATTTATGATATTTACAAGTTGGAGAAGAAGTATACCTTGTCAGTTTCTGATTTCATCATAGTCAGATTAGAACTATCCTTTAATTCAATTGAGGATGAACCTTTAAGAACAAGAGATTTGTTAAAGTCTTGATTGAGTTGATCGACGCTCAAGGAGAAATCCTCAGGGCTATGAACACCGCTCTCTAGGTCATCACCACAACAATCCTTTGCAGCATCAGCATGCTCCAGATATTGAGTGGTATCCTGAGATTTTGAACCCATACCAGAAATAAAAGATGTGAGTAATGGTTTCTATAAATTTCCTCAATTTATATGAAAAGAGTGTGGTTTTGTAGTAAACTGATTCATGAGGTAAAGTCTGATCTAGTGCTTTGCCAATAATTAATTGAATCAATTTGAAATGTAAGATTGTgcaatttcaaaattaaaaacagAAGAAATTATAGTAAAATTAATGCATAGATGCATATCAGTACAAGTATACATAGATGCTCAACTGGAAATCTGTATGCTGCAGATATGGTTTCGTAAAAGTAAATAAAAGCAAGTAGAGTATCCTTTTTGGAAATTTTGTCAAGTTCTTAAATGAAGGGAGAGGAAAGGGAACTGTAGGGAAATCACACGGTTAAGCTGTCTTTAGGTAAGTGTTAAACAGAGTCTGCACAATTAATTATAAAATGCTAACCTGCGTGGATAGTCACGTCGAAATTTAGCAACCGTTACAATGCTAGAAAATAAAGTGATAATAGCAATTTCTAAAATGCAAAAGTTGGAATATCTGTTACCATTACCACTAGGGTGATTTTGATTACTTAAATTAAAGACCCTGAGTTGTACAAGTAGATGGAAGTTAGCCTCTTTAAGAGCATTCCTAAACGAATGAAATTGATTGCCAAGAAAAGAAGCTATCATTTAAGTTTTTCTCGAAGCCGAGATACTAACAAAGAAAGCGttaaaacaataaattaaatttcgAAACAATGATAGTAATACGTAATATAGATGTGGcctatataatattttttttaaatataaaacttAAATATTCAATAGTAAAAGCAAAGCAAAGAAACAATCACAATGATGGCAATATAATGAAATACATGATATGGTATGTATTTCAAAAGATTAGCAAGAGCATTTATGCTTGAGAACTTTTGGCATATTTACCTGTCCTATTTGAGAAGGATACTTCCCTACCAAGTATTTGTATGCATAAAAGTGAAGTGGTGTATGTAGATAATAAATTTCAATCCACAATATTAAAATCAAGGTTTCTTAATGTTTGAAGTTCTGGCAAGGGCATTAATAGAAGTAAAGCTctattattctttccaacttcAACAAAATGGAGAGATCAAAAATTGTAGTTACCATAAACAGTCAGGAATTCTATAATTTTGTACACTACTTTGCTTCTAATTGAATGGGTATcaaatgtaaacaaaaaaacCTAAATCTAAATTAGAATATTTATCAATAGGAGTTTAAAAATGGTCCAACTGAAAGTCTGATGCCAAATACAAGACTCTTCAGAATTTATTGACCAAATATTACAGTAAAGTTAGGTATTCGAGGTAAAACCCAAGGGAGGAGAAGACTGATGAATGAAAGTAGAAGTCTAAAAAATGCCATTTTAGGGAAAGTGTTTCTACAAATTCTGTAATTTAGTACTTCCATGAAATCCACATGGTTAATGACATGAATATTTTTTAGTAACCGTTGCACCATTTGAATTATATACAAAAAAGAAGTGATTCCTTTGGTGCAAATATAGGAGCCAATCTGGTGCCATTATTGTTTGGTAGAAAACAATTAATAGGTTTGTCTTCTAGTGGTAAATGCTACTTAACCTCTAGAAGAACAATACAATAGAGATAAGATTATTACCAAGAAGAGAAGTTCTTCATCTAGGTTTTTCCCTGTTTGGCTTCAAAATAACAGAGAGAAAACCTTAGAAAGAAAACTTGATTAGGAAAAGAAGATCATAATCCATGGtgactttttccttttcttttcttgttttttttttaaaaaaaattagaagtaAATTGACAATAACAAAGCACCAAGAATAAAATAGAAAGTGACTAAAAAAATTGGTAGCAATAGGGACAAGATCAATAATCATGGCCACTAAAAAAATGAAGACCTCCAAATGTTCTAGAATAGTTCAGTAGTTAgccttattttttttatatgccCTTGTTATAAGTTATAGAGGCTCGGCTTCtaacttaaaaagaaagaaagagggaaaaataattataaaagaaaaaaaaaacttttcctAAATATTACTAGCATGATAGTTTTTAGTATTACCCACTAAACGCTTGaaatattcatttattttatttttcataatccATTACAGGACATCATTAAGAACTAATATAATTCAAGGTAGTTTGGACCAACCACTTAGAGGGATAAATGTCCCAGAGCAAAGACTTTGGAAACAACCATCTACACTCAAATAAGTAGCTATTAGGAAACTTGTCGACTTTTAACATCCTAGAAAGGTCGCCACAAGTTTGACCCCATGTCCCCAAAGTTCTTTACTTCTTTACTTGTTGCAACTTGCACACACTTACGCAAACGCAAACTGATACTTGATTTCATGTTTTCATAACAATAAATTCAAACCTAAATCGATCGAATGCTCAAATTCCAAGTAGAGTCACACGAGTAAGAGCAAGCATACGTAGATCCTTCTTCACTTACATAATGATTAACCTGGTTCATATTCCAACTTCCAATCATTATGATAGATAAACAGTAGAGCTGTAATAATACAAGTCATATACTTCATACTATCCTAAATAGCAATTATCATAGAGGGGCAAATTAAACATTTTCTAATTCGAGTACTACCAAGTACAAGATGGGTGATGAATAGCATATGAAACGTCAAAATTGAGAAAACTAACCAGCGGCTTAGTCATTCCATACTCAATTGTGCATGCTTCCTGATATCCTCTGTGAATCAAAAGTTCATAACATGTCAACATGATGGTATGCAACATCAAGTTGACACTTTACGTTTACTTTTCAACAAAGCTTTAAAACTAAATcccataatattaaattttaccTTAAAGGTGAACCCAGCAACTAACTTCAGTACTCAAGAATTCTAAAACTTGAAGCTTCTTGACTCTTAAGCAGTGATATCATTAAGATAAATGACAGAAGATCTGAATTTGAAAAGGAGTAGATACTAACATGGACATGTTTCTGGAAAATTTTGTAAGATATGTTATTTTCAGTTGTCATATGGAGATTAGTACCAGTGGACTAAATCTCAAGGTTGAATAATCCTGTACTTACGTTCACTTTCTACGTTAACTATTTCAAGCACTCATTTATTTCTTATGCTTGCACTCTGTTTTAACACCAGTAATGATACTCAAGACATAACAATATCTTCATCATACATTTTCATTGAAGAAAGGTATCAATTGGAAACAAAAGGTGAAAATTATTTCACCATCTTCATACACCATCTTCACAAAAGTTCAAATGGAAGATCCTATCTCCGGTATCAGTAAAAATTTATTGGTCTAGAACTTTCTTATGCACATTCAGAAGTTGCACTGTATCTTTCTttccgttttttttttctttgtttcttgtGATTTACATTCAAACTTTTCAATCTCAATGCAAGACAGCTAAATACTCTTCATGTCATGCCAACAAAGCTTACACCACTAAAGACTCGAGAACTCAACTCTTACCATTCCCCAGAAGCTACAATCAAGGCTAAAGACTTCATAGACACTCATATAAGAAATCTACAAATAATTGTCATGAAGGTGGGTTTCTAATATTCAAGGAGCTCTGATAGACGCAACAAAACCAACAATGAAATCTCAACAAATTTCAGCCAACAAAGTTTTAATCCAATCAGAACCATAAATCCAATTATCCAATTCTAAATATAATCTCCACCCACAATTTCTAAGTTCATATCTCCCACCCAAAAGTTCAGCTACGTCAAAACAAACCCCACAATCTAAATACTGTCTTATTCCCAATCAAAACAAACAATGCTTTAAAGGGGTTCCCCAAATAAATACCTTTTCAGCTACAAGACGCAGTCAATCGATCGCCGACTAACCAATAGAAAGCCAGCCATATCGCCACAACCCCTTTCCTCCTCGCTAACTTGAAAGCAGTCGAGAATCCATAAATGCCGATGACCCAAAACTCCATATCCATTCTATTGGTAAAAGAATCGACAACCCTTTTTGCTGAAATTGGAAATAAAGACAACCCAAATCGTCCTGTTCTTCCATTTCTCCACTTCCATTCTCATTTTGTCGTACATATCTTCATGTAAAGATATGGCGACTGGGTCTTCTAATGAGAAAAATGGAACGAGATGAAGATTACCCATAGCAGCAAACACACATTTGTAGAAAACCCCAAATTGGAATTCAGAATCTTCTGGTTTCGCTAATAAAAACGAGTGAAAAGAAAAGCCGCTATTTTCCTTCTCGTACGCAAAAATGGCTTTTTTTATACATATGACCAAATTTCTCACGCCAAATACATAAATTCATAATACAAAAGTAGAGacttatccttttttttttctttcttttcttagtAAAATCAAACTTAGTATACTTCATTCAAAGGTAATTAAGAgtataaattaaataacttcTAGATTGTATAGTTGGACGTACTTTTCATGCAAACGATATCGTGAACATtgtgtttattttattatagaAGAGATAGTAATTAAAACTCCATAGCAAAGATTTGATCAATAACATATATTGATTTTGATCtaataatgaaattaaattttgaatgaaGACAAAATTTATCTAAAAAATAAGTGAAAGTTTTGTTAAGAGTGTCATTTAAGttaatataaataaagtttgcaataaaaaaaaggttattatagtctctaattttaaaaagaaaaatatatgcTTTTATCCTTCAATATGAATTAGGTTGTAGTTAGGTCATTGAGTTTTCAAGTTCCACAATTCTACTAatgaattttgtatttttttaggACCTTATGACTTAGGATGCTCTATTAGTTCCTTTTTAAGAAGAGTTTTCTAATAATTATTAGTAGAAAATTGATGTCAAAcctattttttaattaaaaaatattgcatatctattttctaatttttgtaattatcataattaaaagaaattctttttaatatttgtttctCCAACCCTCGTTTACCACCAATAGTTGCTAACGACGAGTAGTCGTCCAATTAATATAAATGATGTTGACACTTTTTCTCCCCTTCTCatatcttcctctttcttctcaCTCTCATTTTCCTCCTATATGAGGGTGACATGTTGATATCGGCCCATCAATCGAGGGTTGACAATTTTGGGTTTCCTTCGTCAAAACGATTAACTGGAGACATGAATGATTAGTCGATTCAGTTTGATTTGTTTAAATAGGACTTTGATCTATATATGACACAAGTATTGTCATTTATAATTCCAATACTTCTAATCTACGACGTTGCATCATTCATTAGTTTTGAAACACTACATTTCAAACTCTTTAATCCTTAAAGTTTGCTTTTGATAGCACTATTAGTTCCTCGGTCGAATTTGCTTTCCTAAAGTGtcaaatatttttcattataaaagaaatttcttaactttctattgaaaaataattaattgacTATACATAAATAACCAATAATGATTAGGCATGATTACACAAAAGGATTGTACATACCAACTTAATGTAATTAATTTTAGttaactaattaaatatatttaaaatattattaactAATCATTCAACCCATTAAGGAGTAATTATAATAGACTTAAAAATCAAACCAAAGGTGACTAGTCGAAAATAAGGAACCTAAGACtggttttgaaaaaaattcaaatattttaaaattttcaaagactTAAATTGACCCGTCAACCGACCAACAACAAGTTTGTACTCCTACATAGTCAGAGTCACAGTTTACCATTGTTGATTCAGTCTAATGCTCGCCCCTAGACAAATTTAGCCACATTAGTGATTGCATTCTAACAATcgaatttaatttgtaaaatagaATTAAGAATATATcttaatgaaatattttattgTCATACTTCAAAAGTATAACGATAGTTATGTTGCATCAGTgtaaaaactaaattataagtttgaaattttaaattctatcatTAAAGAGACCAATTTATCTAGCTATTCTAAATTTGAGGGCAAAATTAAGACCAACACCCATGGTCCATCGACAACTTTTGCAATCGAGTCCTAAACAACTAACTGCTTAGGTTTTGATAACTTAATAtgaattaattcaattaaatgttttcaaaatcaaattctcattctccatttctttcatattattattaagaTTAAATGATGCACATTATTTCCTCTACATTCCCATAATAGAGTAGTAGGTCAGTCAAGTGTACTTAAAGGCTGGTTGTGGTAAGAGTAGATAgtgttaattattatttatatatctaTTCCCATTACAAATACTGTTACCATTATCCAATTATTTCTAGTTTTCATTATGAGATATAAGAATCTTCATTTGAAATTTGTTTCAATGTGGTGTTTTGTTCGGACAAATGAACATGCCCTCTATAATCAGAACCTCGACAAGGACAAAAAGAGAAATTTCAAAGAGAATTCACAAACCAGAAGAATCAAACTTACAATGAAGTAGGTGATTAAATGTTGCCTAGTCAAagaaaaattctctcaaaactTTGAGCAATGTTAAGTCACTTTTGTGTTAATCCAAAGACCCATAACTCAAATACTTACTACCAAATGGACATGGCAAACGACTCAAAGCCAAACGtatatttaacttctttttttttttgttaattgtGAGACAATATGTCTAACTGATAATGTCACCACAAGAACATATCTGATAAAACAAAACACTAACACACTAAATGAAAGTGTACATTGGAACATCTCTTATTGAGGTAAGAACAAGGTAACACCAAATCTAATCCAAAATTAACAACCCACATCATAGTAGTGACTTTGCCAATCAAAGGGGgataaaaatgaaatcttataACTAAGATTACAAGGCACCCCAGATGATTTATCAAGAGAAATGCCTTGAAACAGAGCACAAATTAGAAAAAGCTGAACTAAGAGAAGGAATGGCAATAGTGAAATCTGACTAAATAGCAAAAAAACGTTTACTTCAGAGATCTCCAAAACTTAAAACAAAAGTATCATCATCCATGTCCAAAATGATTTAAACATCCattcaaaatcaaaactaaaaagaaaagtcAAACATTTAAGGACCAATCTGATAGTAACTAGCAACAATAATATCCATGGCCTTATGATATTGAATAACAAAAAACTTCCAATTCCCAAAAAGCTGCTGAGTAGTCTCAATTACCTTATCTTAGTATCTCCTTGGGCCACCTGCACCCCTGCCAAAAGCTTGGGGAGGAATCATAGCTTGTGGCTCAACCTCCACAAGTCCAGGAATGTCCGACATGCCAAAAGCAGCAAGCATATCAAGTGTCTCCTTATCAACCTTAATTTCGTCGATCTTAATGGCTGATTCATCTGGGACAAAGTCCATACGACGTTCCCTCTCTTCTTCTTGAAGCTTCAATGAGATGCCCCTGACTGGACCCTTCTGAATTCTCTTCATCAAGTGGGTTGAGAATCCAGCAATCTTGTTTCGCAGCCTTTTAGAGGGGATGATGGCAACCTCTTCCAAGATCTTCTTGTTCGTGTGGAAATCCAGTGTCATTTTCGAGTAGTACCTCTCAATCACCTGGCGTGAAGACTTCTTCACAGTCTTGGTTCTAACACGACCCATCTTCTACCAAACTTTACCTAAGAAAAAAACCGTAAATAAATAAGAACAAGAAACCTAACATAGATCACACTACATTCACAAATCTTTGAAGCATAGATATACATAACAAATGACTTTTCCATACACTTTAATAGCAAATCCAcaaggaaaaaacaaaatataattcAACACTACACTTGGAAGGAAAAGTTTGAGGAACAAACAACCTCCTGACCTACATTATTGAAAAATGTACAGTGAACACCAGAGAGCTACAAGTTTATGAGACATTCATCGGCACAAACAACTCATAGAAACATCCCAAAGGATTAAAGGAACGACATAGAATTGTCGTTCTCGTCAAGTTTACGATATGTATACAAATGAAAGAGGCAGAATAAGTATATCTACAATTCAATTCTCCAAAACATGAAATACGAATCAAACAAACTTGATAACTGATAAAAACACAAGAATAAGATGAACAAAGAAACGGATAAGAGGGCCGATCGGGAAGAGAAAATTAAGAACCCTAGAAAGAACTGACCTGAAAAGAGAAACGAAAGGGTTTGGAAGAGTACGGTGTGGTGTGGTGTGGTGAAGCTGCCGCTGCTATTGGAAACCCTAACGCGGACATATCAAGTTATATATAAAAGGGGCGAGGTGTGGAATTTCTATTTTGACCCTCAttttcaactatatgactattaTACCCCAATCTATTTGTAACCAAAACATTCAAATAcatttcgatttttttttcttagcaTATATTCATTTAATCTTCTTttaacattaaataaataatattaataataataataataataaaattatttaggGCATATTTGGATTTTCAAAACGTTATTTAAGAAGTCACTTTGCAACCTTTTCTCACAAATGTTTATATACACAAGCTTCTTTATTCCAAACACACCCCGTTTGGAATGCATTTTACGTTTTTTAGTTTGATAGATGGTCAAAGTGCTTCTATTAGTGTTGAATTACAATAATCTACTACTATTTAAACCTTATGAACTAAAATAAAAgctttcaattttgtttttagaacaTTTTCATCactgagttttttttttttttaatttgtttaatatatgaTTGCTCAAGTTGGTCTTTAGAGGTAGATATTCAACACGATCAACAAAATTAAGAGTAAGGTCACCTAAAGTAATCGTCGATATTGGTGTCATAGTTGATCGTTAGAGGAGTTCTTCATCGGAGTTGTCATTGGAAGTAGTTACCAAAGATGGGTGCACGAAAGTGATCGTAGGAGTTAATCACCAAAGGGTGTTGCCATAATGAGGCAATGATAATTGTCAACAGTTGGCAACAAGTGAAACATTGTAAACATTGGGAAGGAAGAGAGATGAGATGAGTTGAGGGTGAGTTGGGTTGTAACCCCATCCTTCAGAGTTTGTGCTATGAACTCGTAGTTTGAAAATAGTAAACAAGTTGTTATATGTATAAACcattattttctttataaataaataaatgtcaTTCATTCATTTGCATAACTCAAATTCAATCAATTAAGCTTCAACTCGAAAGTATGCAGTTGACATACAAATATATTATGTTCAGATAATAACTTAAAAGGTCTCAAGATGTGGATAATATTAGGtacttctctttctttcacccctCTGTACCTTTCTATTCTACCAGAACTTACCTTTAATGAATTATGAGATTGAACacattttttacaactttgtACACCCTATATATCATATCTTAGTTTCAAATAACatatttctctatcaacaaaaTGACAAGTATATGAATCTTatgaaataaatttattttcaatatCTTTATG
This genomic window contains:
- the LOC103496521 gene encoding uncharacterized protein LOC103496521 isoform X3 — its product is MGSKSQDTTQYLEHADAAKDCCGDDLESGVHSPEDFSLSVDQLNQDFNKSLVLKGSSSIELKDSSNLTMMKSETDKETKRRYAVETGTAANENDAYLDLKLSPPGVYSRGKSSNESKSSSPSSQDSCISAEVESNLNSEDNLRVESSPLIVMGCTFCLLYVMVTDADPRCPKCKRSGLLDAFRGNQLKRSRKN
- the LOC103496521 gene encoding uncharacterized protein LOC103496521 isoform X2, whose amino-acid sequence is MTKPLDTTQYLEHADAAKDCCGDDLESGVHSPEDFSLSVDQLNQDFNKSLVLKGSSSIELKDSSNLTMMKSETDKKETKRRYAVETGTAANENDAYLDLKLSPPGVYSRGKSSNESKSSSPSSQDSCISAEVESNLNSEDNLRVESSPLIVMGCTFCLLYVMVTDADPRCPKCKRSGLLDAFRGNQLKRSRKN
- the LOC103496521 gene encoding uncharacterized protein LOC103496521 isoform X1 is translated as MGSKSQDTTQYLEHADAAKDCCGDDLESGVHSPEDFSLSVDQLNQDFNKSLVLKGSSSIELKDSSNLTMMKSETDKKETKRRYAVETGTAANENDAYLDLKLSPPGVYSRGKSSNESKSSSPSSQDSCISAEVESNLNSEDNLRVESSPLIVMGCTFCLLYVMVTDADPRCPKCKRSGLLDAFRGNQLKRSRKN
- the LOC103496520 gene encoding 40S ribosomal protein S17-3, which produces MGRVRTKTVKKSSRQVIERYYSKMTLDFHTNKKILEEVAIIPSKRLRNKIAGFSTHLMKRIQKGPVRGISLKLQEEERERRMDFVPDESAIKIDEIKVDKETLDMLAAFGMSDIPGLVEVEPQAMIPPQAFGRGAGGPRRY